Within Dermacentor albipictus isolate Rhodes 1998 colony chromosome 3, USDA_Dalb.pri_finalv2, whole genome shotgun sequence, the genomic segment AAACAAATACAGTATGTTAGTGTGGTGTCAAAAGGAATTTCATATACCCTGCAGTAAACGCAGTAATGCAACTGTCTTTGAAGCTTCTGCAAGAACTAGTGGTTCGTAGCAGCCAATTCTCCCCATGTTGCTCAAACAGCATTGTTTATTTTGCTGGCACTTTAGGTCTGCTCAACCAAATCTGACCCAGCACTTGTATGGAAGTAGTGATGCACTAATTTATTATGAATAGCACTCGTGCCAGAAAGAGAAAGGAtgaaaggaaacaaaaggaaaaactATTGCATACCTGTTGTACCATCTACGGGAACGTCATCCTAACACACAAAAATTGTTAGTTAAAATTTCtgactgcaaatgaagctgtttCAGTGCTCGGTTGCACCTTCCGTAATGCTTGAGTGTGCAGAGTTTGAGTTTTGCCTGCTGTGTTTCATTGCTGCTACCCACAGGAGTGAACAGTCTCCAGACAGCTCATGTAGAGGCGGTGGCACATTTATGTTTATATGACCTGGTTTGTAATAATTGACTATTTAATGAGAATGTGTAAGTATTATATTGATGATGTAAAAATTTTCAAATGTATCGGTAAATAGCCTCACTTATTTGCATTGATGTGGGAGCAAACTAAAGGTGAATTTGAAGCAGGGGTGCTAACTACTTGCCATGACAGGATGGACCAGGAATACACAAATAATGCAGCATGAAGGCAACTGGTTTCCAGTAGTTTCAAGTCATGAAACTGATGGACATGTTTTTTAAACAAGTAGCGGCCATATAAAGCAAACACCAATGCCAATAAAAGCATATTGTGCTTATGATCATTCCGCATAGGCTTAAGGTCGAGATTATTTTTCAAGGATATGAGGACCATATCTCAACGACCATTTATCTTGCAAATGATGgcattagcaaatttaattatctTCTACAGCTTGTTAGTCTAACttaaataaattttatttccGCTGTGCTTTCCTCGTCATCAGTATCTGCCAGCCGTGACTTGAGGTGGGCATCAAGCATTTTGCATGCTCCCTGCGATGTGGCTTGTTGCTCCCAATGCTTTAGCCTGTGATGAATTGGTAAAAGGTCTGAGTGAGCTGCGGTAAACAGTGGGGGCTGGTGCGTCTTCTCTTCATGGCACGACCTTCCTGTGGCTTGCTCGAGCTTGTGACTCGCTGTCTGCACAGAGACGAGCGTGTGGCTGGCTGATCAACAAGCGGACATTATGTGGCCTGTGCCAAGAGGTAGCACATTAGTTAGTCTTACCTTTGCCGAGAAGGCCGAACATTGAATTCTTCTGGGTAGCCACTCCCCTGGTCGCTGCCATGTTTTGGGAAAGATGCCATCGTCCCCTCCTGTGCCACCGTTTTTTCACGTGTGACTACAAACTTCATTCTGAGGCTGAACTGTGTGGTGCATACATGTAGGGAGGACTATCTAAGCAAATTAATTACTGGGTTTAATGTCATGAAAACGTGTCGTCTATAAGAGACATCATAGTGAGGGGTTGTGGATTAATTTCAGctactacctggggttctttaatgtgcacccaaagcatggtacacgagcatttttgcattctgtccaGGGTGTCAAActggaggaaagaaaaagcagttcGGTTTGGGTTCAGTGCGGTCTGATTCCGTTTCAGTTTAATTTCCATGTGGAAAAATACGATTTTATAGCAGTTCGCAAACCAGTTCAACGCAGTCCATTTTATCCTTCCCCATGGCAACATGCTGTCTAGTGCTATCAATTTGTGCACCTGGTGCATGGGCTAGTTTCATCGGAAGGAGGCAGAAATGAGCTCCCTGGTACATTGGAGATAGCAACCGATGTATTACATAACTCCTATTGATTAAATTTAAAGTTGTACAGCTACAGCACACTCGCAAATGAAGGCAACATCGTGTGACATTGCTAAAGTGTGCAAAAAGGGGCCGGCACCTCAACAAGTTGATCCCTGCGCTTCCTCTTTGCTGCATTTGCTTTTATCATTATTGATATAGAGTATGGGAACAACCGGAGACAATAGTCTTCTGGGAAGCATAAATGGTTCGAAGGTGCCGACCTTGCATATAATGGTGTCAAACTATGCAAATCAAATCAACATTGTGCTTTTAACATTCGATGGGATTTAGCTTTCTCTCCTAATTGCAACAAAGTTCATTAGAATTTGTTCAGAAGTTGTCTGTTAAGAGAATTGCTGCGTCTCACATGCGTTCTAATAGGGAAGTCGGAGTTGGCCTTGACCCTAATGCTTTCTCTTAATCTGCAACTCTCCATGACAGTACTATTTCTCATTACACAGAGCGCAGGTTTGGAGCATGATACCAAATTCCCATTAAAATAACTTGTACACACACCAGAATTTTGATTTCATGACTGTGCTGGTGGTAGCAAGTGCATAGAAGAATAGTGCCATCTATGTTGCAGGCCACGAGGAAATGCAGCAGCTGCGGCTAGCAAACAAACACGAGCGTGACCTGACATCCTTAACCTCTGCCGCTGGTCACGTCAAAGAGTGGAACATCTCATGTGTTTTCGTAAGCATGGTTACTTGCACCTTTCAACTTTTTATTTCTTATCACAAGAGGTGCAGCTTCCTATGGTGTCATCTTTCAACGAAGGCAACTTTTCCTCCCAGCCCAAAGACTGATGTGGGTGTGCTTTAATCAGAAGCTGTATCCTGCTGTTTGCATGGCGATGCACTAGATTTGCATTCATAAAAGGCCGATGTCAATTTTCATTTTATAACTGGCTCCCTTCACAAATTTCCTGCTATTCACTGTTAACCCCttgaggcgctgtgtacacaactGTGGAGACCAAGGTAGCGCGTCAACAGCAAAGGCATTGATAAACAGAACGATATTCAAAACTTGTTGCATACACTTTAAGAGACTTCTGATTGGAATAGTGCTGCAAGTTTCAATAAGAAAGGGCAAAATCTTTGGTAAAACCAGCGGGAAGGTCGACGGTTGGGTGTTGTCGTACGTAGTTCACTTCCTTCGTTATTTTTCACAATGTTTTGCACCAGCTATAATCTTCAAGTGGCTAGATAGGTGCTTTTCAAGCCTGCCAGGCGAGAAATAGTTCACCTTATCATATttgatgttcctgtagtgagtttttgCATGCAGTACActttctgtaaacttgacaaaagaCTCTAAATAATTGAAAATTCTTAGTCTATTCTGCAGCTGTATGCTCCTAATGATTCTCAAGACGCAAGAAATGCGGTAAAAGTGAGTTCTCAATCAACAATTAATTGGcgcctcaaagggttaaaaagaAGCGATCCTAATGCATCGCATTATCTCGACAGCTGCATTCTTCAAAGTTCGTCGAGTTAAACATCGATATAAGGAATATCAATATatgaaattcttgatataacgaagtagtcaacttttcataacttcttgtccatagaacatctATGTATTTTGAATCTCAGTATGACGAAGTCGGTGTATGCATGATCTCAATTCAGTGAAATTTCAATTCCGTAACAAAGCAATACCGgcgcaataaatggaaacttccacggATGTTAATGGTGAAACGATAGAATAACAAGGGGCTGCTCGTGAACGCATCTCTCATATCACGCACTGCCTGACTAAGAGCAACCGCTGAAGTGGAGCAGCGCCATGTTACATATAAAGTCCAGTGTGATAACATCCTATCACGCCCCCTGCACTgtatgctttaggtgcaagtgaaagcgtgtgagggtgagccagccgaggaggatggtggcttgatgagcgcAGTCTTTCTGTGCGGGCCAAGGAAAAAGGGAGAAGGGAGCAAGCTCGCGGTAACACCATCAAGTGCAAgcaagggaaggggggggggggcgcttgtGCAGGTTGGTACGCGTCTCCTGCTCTGGTGCAGCCGTGGCTGCGCATTGCTGTCCGCGAATGAGTGCATATGCAGCTTGTGCACTTTTTTAAAGATAGTCTGCTGCGTGTTCTCATAGCTGGTTTGCCAAGATGGTGTGACATCATGTGCTCCGTCTTCCCACACGTTTAAtactggaggttgcgtaatctcgagttctGGAGATGCGTTGGAGCAAGAGGCAGGCTAAGCATTCGTCCCCGCTGCAGACGCTTTTCACGGTAGCATTGTCCTACTGTGACACCATCGGCCACAGAGGCAGAGTTGACGTGAAAGTGTGGCTGACTTTGCTTTGTGCCCCCGATGTGAAGATATAGTCGACACAGCATTAAACCGTATATTTTGTCGCTGACTCTCAATTCAACAAAATTATATTTTTTCGGGTTGAAATTTGCTTTTTCCGATTGCACGATAATTCCGAAAATTTTGCTGCTCCTTCCGTGTAAGAAATATGAGTTGGTGTCTGTACTTATTTGCAAAGAAGATCAAATTTCTTTATAACGAAATTTCAGTGTAATAAAACGAATTGCCAGTTTTACTGACTTCATTATATTGATATTTAACTGCGTTTATAATTTGTACATTATCAGAGGTGTCATGGAGACTCCATACCCTTTTAGAACATCAGCATTATAAAAAAGTAAAGCCATTTCCatgcagtgaaagctgtcaaaacagcgaagctggtggtcaTTTTCTCAAGTTCGAACTCAAAATTTTCACTCTGGTATTGGTAGTTTATATATACCACTGCCACATCATATCATTTGTATACCTTATGTTAAGCATATGATGTGTAACGTATGTACTATAAGCATGGATGCAGTTAACTTTATGCTAATAACAGTGGCTATGTCCAAGTTGTGTTCATTTGAGATTTTTGGCAATGAGAATGCTTTGGAATTTGTAAAAGTGAACAACTGTTGAAATGACTGTACAAACTTTGTGCTATGTGGTGGAACTCCTATTGTATCTGTGATACCGCAGAGTTCAGTTGTCTGAACATAATTGTTCTCGTATTGCAATTTGTGCCAGTAGGAGTTCCAGTGCACAGTTTAGAGCTGGCTCCAAGCTTGGTAGTAAAGCACAAAGTTATATTTTTGTGAAACACAAATATGCATGCATTATGTTTATGCGCAAAAGGGGCATTGCTtgatgagagcagcattccgggcaagttggtaatccatcgcttaaatgatattgcgcgacataaaaaacgacacggacgtgaaggaagacgacacaccaagcgcaaagatgcgcttggtgtgtcgtcttccttcacgtccgtgtcgttttttatgtcgcgcaatatcatttaagcgaGGGCATTGCTTGCAGGCTATTTCTTGGCTTGTTATCAATATTATCTTCAACAGTGTGTTTTACAATAGAACAAGAACACTGATCATTTCAAAAACTTATTAGCGTGAGATTGGTAGCCTGTGCAACATAACAGAGCTGCAATACTTGTCTTGAGGAGCGGACATGTAGGCAGAAGGATGCTACTTCTGCAGTGTGTAATTCTACTTGAATAAACTGTCTTCAGTGCTGGTGAGCAAAAACTTGTTGTGTTTTAGTTTGGCATAATTATTATATATTTCACCTAAGCATGTTTGGCATAAGCATTTCATATTTTCTATGAAGAAACAGCTGTACACCGACAAAATATAATGTGTGTGTTCTGTTAATGTTTCCAGTTGCTTTCACTGTTGCTGCATTGAAAACACGAATACAGATGAAACAATTTCACTTAATACATTTACTCAAATTAGGCCGGCCTTGATTCTAAGCTGATGCTCCAAATTTGGAAGATCAGGAAACAATAAAAAGCTTTCCCCAAATGCAAGTGAATCAAAATAATAGTAATCAACAGTTGCAAAAAGCAAATGACATTTATTACCAATGTGCGGTGCCAGGGATGCACTTGCGCCAGCTCTGTGTAGGCAGCATTGTACTGGCACAGCTTGTTTTGTGCCAGTGTCTCGCCGGAAGTAAACTTCTCAGAAGCAATGACTGTGCCTACTGTCTGGGCATTCAACGTGTTCAAAATGGCATACTGTTACAGTGAGGTGTAGTACAGtgtggctgcggcagcagatagTATTGCCTACATTACTGCTGCTGCTAAGTGTGCCATTTTTCTAGCTCCAATGGCGTCTAACAAAATTCTCGAATCTAAGCTGACTAGGAGTCTCGCAAATCATTTTAGAAAATATATCAACCTAGATTTTAAAAAATACAGTATTTTAGTGCAGTGTCGCAGCTGCATTTCGTATACCCTGCAGTAAAAGCAGTAATGCAACTGTCTTTGAAGCTACTGCAAGTAGTGGCTTAAAGTAGCCAGTTTTTTGTTGTTACTTGGGCAGCTTTGTTTATACAGACGACACCTTACATCTGCTCGACCAAATCTGACCAGGCAGTCGTGTGGAAGTGGTGGTACAGTAATTTATTATAAAGATAAcgtgtgcaaaaaaagaaagacaatgccTACTTGTTGGGCCATCTATGGAGAGGTCATCCAAATACAAAACTTGGAAGTTAAATTTCAGACAGCAGTTTGAGCTAATGTCTCGGTGCTCTGTCACTCTGTCTTGGTGGGACAGCCATGACAAGCCTCTGTGGCAAGTCCATCCACTCTTTGACAGACCAATGAATTTATGAATAGTTTATGAATTCTGAATCGGGAGAAAGCAATGACGAAAAACAAGCTTCTATGCAACATGAAATATCCACTAAACCAACACGCAAAAAAAAGACATTATTAGGGTTAATAGCTGGAATAGTGTTCTGTACTCAAACAACACTCAAAATAACGACCACAACACTTTTAATTACAGGTTAAATAAATGTGTCGGCTGCTTGGGTTGAAATATGTAATCTGCACCAAGCTACAGAGAAATATTCTTGCTGCCAAGCACAGCTTCATAGTGTCCATGGGCGCTTCATTGTTTTTAGCACCTCAAGAACAAAGTAAAGACACAACATCTCAGTACTATCACAAGCAGTTTTTGGATAGTATAGACAAATGATGATGTGCGTAAGTGTGAGAGATGACCCTTGCTGGATTTTCGCCATCACAGTCCTCATTACACAGCCGTAACCTTTGGTCGCGGCTTGCTCGTCATCCTGAGCATGTAGATGGCACTGGCTATGCTTCCCACCTGCAAGAAACAGGTCAAATCAGTTTTGGGTGCTTTACCCACTCCGTTCTAGAGCCGTTGAATACAGAAAAATGCAGTGCCTACCTGAATGAGTAGAATAAAAAGGCAAATGAGGCCCACAGCAAGGCTCTTTCCCATCAAGAACCTTCTTATTTCTCTGCCACATCCCTGTGGGAAGCATGAAAAGAGGTGCAACCTGTGAGCTGAAAGGCTTGAGATCATCCAGTTTTTATCTCTACTGCTTCTTAGTGAGTTTTGCTTAGCTACTTACTGCAGCATGTCTAAGGGAACCAGTGGTGTAATTGTAATGCTCATTTATGCAAAGAATTTATGGAAAGAGCTGCTGCCTAGTCTTGCAGTACCTGCAGCACTGCAGTATAATCAAACAGGAGTTTATTCCTCTGTTTTCATTTTTGGGGGCTTATGGAAGACTAAGTATGCCTGAATCTGCGTTAGCTAGCTAAAACATTAATTTAATGGGCTATTGTGTCCTGGCTGCAAATGGAGCAAATATTACTGAGGAAAGGATTTTCACAGAAAACATACACTGCTGATGAAACCCTGCTAAACCCAATTACCTATGCACTGagcatgaaaaaataaataaattgcagcAATGCGCAGATCAAAGCATCCTTGTTTCGATATCCCTAGATATAAGTAAACAGTCCACAAGAACAGTGGTGACTACACACCATTATACTTATAAACCTAAAGAAAGGCTTAAAGGTGTGGAGCTTTTTGCATCATATTCAAATAAGTTATATGCAAATCAACAGAATGTATGAAGCTCTGCTTTTATAAAAATGGCCATCCACCTGACTACAACCTAACGCTACAAAGGTAACAATTTTtgcgtcttcaaaaagaaaacttTGCTGCTAAAGAAACATTTACGTTATGCTGCTCCTAAGAGAAAGTACAGGACTACTTGTCTTCCTGGGGCAGTAGGTCTACCATATAACCAGCAGGTTAACGGTCCGAAGAAATGGAGGTGTATTCCTTTGTAGCAGTTTTCTATGGTCAGGTGGAcggcaattttttaaaaatgtttcatGCCCTACAGAGGCCTCCGATTTTTTAGGCTGTGCTTTTGCTGAACGTGTCATTCTCAGAGGAATTTAGAGTGTCGGAATGCAAATACAGTGCTCTTGGTTAATGCTGTCACTGAAGACTTATGAGTCAGTGAGCATGCCATTTGTGCCTTTTTTTATGAGCAATGGCCATCACGGTGCAAATAAAAATCCTATGGAATTCAGAACAGTCTCGTGACTCCACCTCCATTACTGTGATGGGTTGTTTCTGCGATGCGTGTTGCAATGTTTTGCAGCTATACACTACACTCACATCTTGGTAGACAGCAGCAGCCTCCTTCTCGTGGTCGTAATAGAAACAGCTTCCCACGTAGTCCATCTCCAATGCCTCATAGTCCTGCGGCCCGGCTCCTCCGCAGCACTGGAGCTTTGTTAGGCAACAGCAAAAAAATTTATGTCCACACTGTGTGCAGAAGTGGTCCCTCATTCGTGAGTGCCATGAATTCAGTTACCTTGAACTGAATGTTGTCCAAGAAGTATTCAATATCCACAAATGCATTCTTGGACTTTGTGATGAGTCTTCGAAAGGCATTTGACAGGTATATGTCCATCTGCATGAACAGCATGATTAGTTTAGTGTGGAGTCTTGGTGCTGATGCTGGCACAGAGGCTTCCATATAGAAGCATTACAATGCAGTGGCCCTTTAAAAATAtacgggtgctttttttttacaacataCAGAATTTTGAAAAAATTGCCTCTGGCAGATAGTGTAATTGTATTCCTTAAGCTGGATTACTTGAAGCAgcgaacttgcaaaaaaaatctAAATCCTTAATCTACGAATTTAGTAAGTGCGCTAATTACTTTTTAATTAACTACATTActgcacgtattgcaatttacaaattgtatcCAGCGAGTTTGCCAGGAACAGCTACTTGAAGCAACTTCTAAGGACTGCAAGAGTTTCGATATGTGCACTGTGAAGCTTGTGGTAAAAATGCACTAGTaaaaatgaatatctcgaaactggcgtcagcCTGAAAATTCGTTTATGAACGCTTGTTCCTACCATAGTGGAATGTCCGATAGCTTGGCATGCTACTCCTGTAGGGCGAGGAAACCATtgagcacctattgtgtatctATCCTCACTATGACGTccaatgtctctctctctctggacatCTTTAAACCGGGTGGACTCGAGACCTTTTTCCAAGTTAAAGATACACGAACCATGGCCACATTCGTTGCTGGCACAAAAGGATATCCGTCTAATGGGTGCAGATTTTGTAATGTATCGGCATGAGTGACGATTTATAGTCTTGTGAATCATTCTGCATACACAGCGTTCACTCCCTGCCTTTTTTTGTTTCACTTTCTCCCTGCACCCTATGTATGGTAGCAAATCAGTTGCTCatgtggttgacctccctgcctttccactctttgctttctctctctctgttgacTGGCCATCATATTTACTGGTGCATCACAGTGAGAATGAAAGGTGACAGGTGTTTCAACGAGTTGAAGGAATGGGCAGGTGGTTTTATGTGCAAAATTGTAAACTCCCTGTTATGTATGCAGAATAATATTTGGCACAGGTGTTCATGAGAGCATTGTGTAACAGCTAGGCAGGTTTATGTACCATATTCAAAAACTGTTGCAGAGTTCAGGCACAGAGTAGTTTGCGAATAGGCAAGTTTGAACTGGTTTTGGTATTTCACTATGGCGCATATGTTCATTCAGCGTGATGGGCAGAGGCTCCAGTGTAGTGGAATGCTGTCAAGCGAGTAGGTAATACGCATGCCTGCGCAAAGTGCAGACCGTGAGGCAGGATTGCACTGTGGCAGTATTATCAAAGAAACCAGTGAATTTTAATGTTTCAACTGATTACAATATTATAATTCTAAGGAAGGCAGTGGGATTAGTGATTAATGCACCTGGAACCATCTGTGATAGGAAATGAAGGTTGGTCTGAATAGTAAGAGCTTACACATATTGCCTATTCAAACTCATCTCTCTCTCCTTAGTATTTGTGGGGTTAGGAAGGTAGTGTGATAATTAACCCACCTGTCGGATTTGTGGTGTTATATACTAGAATGCTGATCGATGGTGAATTGTGTTCCTTATCCCACAGAACATATTAAATCAAGGTGAACTCTTACCGCTTCCTCTTTGGCATGCTTCCACACAAGGCCCATGACAGCTAGCTCAAGGATGACGAAGAACACCATGAAAACATTGTACTGCAATGAGAGATGGACAACACTTTAAAAAGACAAATGGAAATAACAAAAGAGCCTACAAATCGGCGAATATAATTTGTGGTGTTTCGCACAACTGAAAACAACTTTTTTGGTGACATTCTTTTTTTGCACAGGTTCCCTTTGCATAACCTCTAACTGAACTATATTTAATTAAAGAATTGTGGGAAGTTTGGAGCACTTATGTGCATCATTGATGATGCCATTTCCTGTTGGTGTGTGCCTTCCAATCTGTCTGTCTTCTTTACAATGTGCCAAGTGATAGATTT encodes:
- the LOC139057400 gene encoding 23 kDa integral membrane protein-like; the encoded protein is MARLLAARYCLLVSSVFIWLFGIVLLVVGGLLRSDPDVRRIAEYFTVFDNYWAASITTLFVGACLLLVGFLGCCGAFFESKRLLIAYNVFMVFFVILELAVMGLVWKHAKEEAMDIYLSNAFRRLITKSKNAFVDIEYFLDNIQFKLQCCGGAGPQDYEALEMDYVGSCFYYDHEKEAAAVYQDGCGREIRRFLMGKSLAVGLICLFILLIQVGSIASAIYMLRMTSKPRPKVTAV